The DNA window GGTCCCGGTCCCGCTCGCGCCGAGGTACACGTAGGAGCCCTGAACCCATGCGCTCAATGTGTACGAAGCGTTGGGCTGCACCGCGACGGTCTGCGCGCACCGAGCCTTGTCCGCCCCGGCCGGAACGGCCTTGAGCGCGCCGCTCCCGGTGTGCGCGGGCGAGCCGACGACGGCACCGCTGCCGCCGGAACACGTCCAGCCGTCCAGGCCGGACTCGAAGCCGGGGTTCTTGGTGAGGTTGCCGTCACCCGCGGCCCGCGCGGGCCCCGCGCCGAGGGCGGGGAGGCCGGCGAGTGCGAGGCCCGCGGCCAGGAGGGTGCAGAGGCGGGCTGTGCGGCGTCTGTGGCGGGGCAGGCGTGAGTGCTCCACTGGTGCCTCCGGTGGGGAGTGGGAGAACAGATCCGGGTGGTGTGGGGGACGGCGGCCGCCGTGGCGTACAAGCTGGTCCAGACCATTTGCCGTGTCAAGAGTCCCGGCAGCCATTACTAGGCTGAGGACATGACAACCCTGATTGTCCTTCTGCTCTTCGTGGCGGGAACCGCGTGGGTCCTCTACAAGTGCGTGCGTGAATTCCTCACGGCGCTGAGGTCCGTCTTCTTCGGACAGCGGGCGGAAGGCCGCTGCGTGCGCAGCTACGGGACGGAGGGGTCCGACGGCTTCACGCGCATGCACCACGTCTACGGCTTCACCACGGCCGACGGCCGGGCGGTGGAGTTCGAGGAGCCCACCATGCTCATGAGAGAAGGCAAAAAGGTCACCGTCCGCTACCGGGCCAAGGACCCGGAGCGGACGGCAACCGTCATGGGACTGCGCACCATTTCCCCATTGCTCGGGGGCCTTTTCGGGATATTGGTGAGCGGTTCCTTCTTTCTGGTCAGCCTGGTGGTTCTCTGGATATACGTGACGGAGGAGTGGCTCAAGCACTAGCGGACAGGGATGTCAGCCGGTCACCTTGATGGACTTCAGGATCTCGTCCAGGTCGGCCTGGGAGAGCTTCCCCTTCGGCGCGGTGATCCGTACGACCCAGGGCTTGTCGTTCTTGTCCATGCCGACGATGTCGACGGCGGTCATGCCGGTGCCCCGAGGAGGGGACCCGCCGGCACCACTGGACTCGAACTCGTGGTCGATCCGCGTGGCCCGGCTCGTCCCGGAGACCTTGATGTCCTCCTTGCCCTTGGCAGCGCCACCGAATGTGTACTGGGCGTCCGCGCCCGCCACCGCCAGGTCCAGGTCACTGGTCTTCATGAACTCGACCTGCGCGATGATACGGACGACGGTCTTCCCGCCTTCCACCAGGTCCGCCTCCGCCGTGGCCGACTTGGGCAACCTGTCCTTGGCCAGTTCCTTGAACCCCTTCGGGTAGGCGACGCTGACCTGCTGTGCGTCCAGTGTCTGCCATCCCTCCGGGAGGGCCGCCCCGCCGCTCTTCGCGCTACCGCAGCCGGTCATGAGGAGCCCTGCGAGGGCAGTGGTCGCAGCGGCTGCAGCGGCGCGGCGTACGGTAGTGCTGATCATCGAGTCTCACCCTCTGTGCGACTGTCCGGTAGTGGTATCACTTGATGCTGCTACTTTGAGCAGAGTGTCATCGGAAGGTAACTCCGCTTTCCGTCCCGCGGGGCGCCGAGGAACTCCGCGTCCTTCTGGCGGACCTTCTCCTTGCTGGCTTCGAAGTTCGCGGTGTAGCCGAAGGAGGCTACGCCCAGGTTGAGCTCGGCACCGAATTCCCCGGCATCGGTCACACCGTCATAGGTGAGCCGACTGGACCTGCCGTCGTCGAACAACAGCTGACCGAACTTGTCGTCGTCGCCGGGCCGGTCCGTGGGGGCCTTGTCGGAGGCCAGCAGTGCGAAGGGCGACTTGTACTTACCGTTCCCCTTCAGCCAGTTCTCGGCGATTTCCCGCTGTCCGGGGGTGCTGATGTCCAGTGTGGTGGTGACGACCTCGGTCACGCTCTCCTTGCCCGATCCGCTGAGCGACCCCTTGCCCCTGGATTTGCCGGCGTTCCTGTTGTCCTTGCCCTTGCGGTTTTTGTCCGGGACCTTCTCCTCGTCCGCGGCCTCCTGCTTGGCACCGCCCTTGCCGGAGTCCTCCTGGGTACGAGTCATGATGATCCGTTTCAGGTGGTTGTTCTTGTCGCGGGTGACCGTGATGGCTCCGGTGATGCCGAGCCCGTACTCTGCCGAGACCTTGGTCCCCTCCACGCTGGCTTCTCCACCCGTGCTGCCTTCCACCTTGAATGCAAAGGTCTGGGACGTGGTGTCGTTGATGCCGTCCTTGGTGATCGTTACGGTGGGGGCGACCTTGACCTTGCCGCCGAGCTTGGCCGTGGTCTGATCGTCGATCGAACCGGAGATCTTGAGTTCGCCAGATCCCTCAAGACCGATCGAGCTGTACGAGAGATGGCCCGCGTTGACCGTGTTGTTGACTTCCTTCTGCAGCTCCCCGTAGTGCTTGGCGGAGTTTCCGGCAACCAGAGGCGAATCCCTGGCGTACTGCATGCCGGCCTTGGCGCTGTCCAGTTGCTCCAGCTTCTCGCGGAACTTGTCGGCTTCCTCCTGGCTGTCGAACTGCCAGGTGTCGCCGCCCGTGACCTTTACACCACCGGCAATTTCGACCTCGGACGAACCTTCCTCGTCGAGCTTGCCCACCTTGGCGCCCCACTTGGGGGTCAGGGTGATGCCTGCCTTACCGGCGTCGCTGAACGTGAGCCGGACCTTGTCCTTGTACACGGGCTTCCCGTCCTTGCCCACGACGGGATTCCCGTTCTTGTCGACCTCGCGGACCTTGAACTTCTGCTGCTGGAAGCCGTACTCGTTGCCGAACTTGAACCAGGCGATCTTCACTTCCTGGCCCGCCATGCTGCTGGTGTTGGCGGTGTTGCACATCGTCGGCTCGAAGTAGGAATCGGGTTTCTTCGCCTCTTCGATCTCGCGAGGCGTCTTGCAGTTGCCGCCGACCGCCTGGCAGATCTTCGCCTTGATGGTGTCGGCGACTTCCTTGACCACACCGGTGGCGACCAGGCTTGCCACCACCGCCACGACCACCACGACCGTGCCGATGTATTCCGTCGCGGTCACGCCCGAGTCGTTCCAGGGGTAGTCGTCCCTGCCTCCGCTCGACCGGCCAAGCCGTCCGAGCACGAGCCCGGCAGTGCCGCCCAGGACGAAGGCGGCGGCCGCCATGCCGATGCCCTCGGCCACGAGGAGGTCCCACCCCTCGACGAGGGCCCGGGTGCAGGTGATGGCCGGAACTCCCAGTGCCGCCAGCAGGTATACCGGTACGGAGTCCCTGTGCGGCTCGGGAAGGAGGCGCCCCGCCGCCCAGACCGCCAGCGTGACGTACAGCGTGTTGGGAACGTAGATGACGGCGACCCGCCATCCGAAGGAGGCGAGCCGCTCTGCAGTCGCGAGTTCGTCGAGGATCGCGGCATTGAGCAGCAAGCCGGTCGCGAAGAGGACGACGACCGCCGCCGCCCAGGAGCGCATCAGGGCGAAGAGGACGTTGGACTTCTGCCGGGGTGGAGTCCCGTAAGAGCCGTATGTCTGACTGGAGCCGTATCTATTGCCTATGCCGCCCATTCCCCCGAGCCCTCTGTTCTTGATCGTTTGGGCTCACGTTAATCGGCGGTGATCAATGGGTCGTGGGCCCGTGGGCCCCATTCGGGGCCCAACGCGACGTGGGATTCGGGTACCTCGGGGTGCTTGTGGGCGGCACTCAGTTGGCGCGCGGGAAGGAGACCTCCACGCGTCGGTTCTGCTTGCGGCCCTCTTCCGTGTCGTTCGACGCGACCGGAGCGTCCTCGGCGTAGCCGCGGATCTCGTAGCGCACCTCGGAGCCGAGCGACTTGGAGAGCTCCTTCTGCACCGCGTCCGCACGCTGCTTGGAGAGCTCCATGCCGTGCTCGTGCGTACCGAGGTTGTCGGTGAAGCCGAACACCTGGACCTGGCGGGCGTTCTGCTTCTTGATCTCGTCCGCGATGGCCCTGATGCGGTCGTTCGCCTCGGGGTTGAGGTCGGCGCTGTCCTTGCCGAAGAGGACCTCGGCCTGCAGCTGGAACTTCACGTCGGAGTTGGTGTCCTGCCGCTGTTCCTGGCCGCTCTCGTCACCCACGATGCTCTTGATGTCCAGCACCTTGGGCGGCCCGAGGGTCCTGCCCGGCTCCAGCTTGAGGCCGGGGTCCTTGGGGTCGATCTTTCCGGCGAAGGCGGAGGGGGCGTAGGTCACTTCGTCTGCCAGGGCAACAGGCGCGGCGGCGGCCGTCAGGCCGACCGCGAGGGTGACGGAGACGACCCAGACCGAGCCCCGGCTGTGGAGCCTCTTCATGCGCTCACCCATCCGTCAGCGTCAGGGCGACGGACTGGAAGGTCGGGATTTGCAGGGCCACCTGGGTCGTGGACTTCGGGGGCGCCGGGAACTGAATGTAGACCTTCTGCTCCGACTTTTCCTCAATGACGGGAATGCCCGTCGTGGCCAGCGGCCGGTCCTCCGTGTCCCGCAGCGTGTAGTAGCGCTTCTTCTCCTTCTCGTCCACGAGCGTGGCCCCACCGAGGGAGCTGCCGCCGGCCCCTCGGATCACGTTCAGCTCCGGCCCTGACCACACCTGCGTGTCATAGAACTTCTCATCCGCCGTGTTCTTCAGGTTGCCGTTGAGCGTGACGAACCCACCTGAACTGCGCGTCACCGAAGTGATGTCGAGGACGATGCCCTTCGGGCCTTTGAGCGTGGCGATCACCTTGGTGTCGTCCGGCCGCTCGGCCTGCGTCTCCTGCTTGGCCCGACCGTCCTGCCCACCCGGGTCGGCACGCTGGGCGCTCTGGTCGGCCTTCGGCTTCTCTTCCTTGTCGTCACTGCCGCAGGCGGACAGCGTCAAGGCCATTGCCGCCACCAGGGCGGCACCCGCAACAGTCCGAGGTGCCCGGGCACGTTGCCACACGCTCATCACTCATCGTCCTCTGGTTGTCGTTCGCAAACCGGCGCGCATGTATCAGTCGGCAAGTCTGACGGAGAACAGGTCTGTAACTCCAGGGAGGTTCCCCGGCTCGCCGGGGTTCTTGGGGTCGATGTCCCAGGTGCGGCCATCGGAGCAGTGGAGTCGCAGTGGCTTCGGCTCCGGCTCCTTGCTCGTTCCCGGAGCCGGCGTCCCGCTCGGCCCCGGGTCTTTGCTTGTTCGCGGCTTCGGCGTCCGGCCGGCCTCGGGTGCGCCGGTGGCTCCGGGATCCTCCACTGGTCGCAGCGCGCACACCCGCGGCACGATGACCGCGGTGGCGGTCGCCTTCATGTGCCGTTTCTCCGTACCGGGGACGACGGAGCCCCCGATGGACTTCTTGGACTGCAGACTGACGGTGAAGCCCGTACGCCCGTCGTTGAGCGGTCGGCAGCCATCTGGACCGTTGCCCATCTCGGCTTCATTGCTTTCTGCGAAGCGCCTCGCCGCCGCGCAAGCCCTCTCGGTGAAGACGTTTCTGCCGTTGAGTGCGCGTTGCCAGGTTGCTGGATCGCTGAGGGAAGCGAGCAGGCCTGCGCGGAGTTGCTCCCGGGCATCCCGTGCGGCCGCCAGTGCCGCAGCGTCCGCCGCAGACTGTGCGCCGTTGCGGGACACGGCGGCATGACCGACCGCGACATAGGCGAACGCGAGGAAGAGCAAGCCCGCCACCACCGTGATGTAGATGGGGAGAGCCTGCCCTGCCTCGCGATGCGGCCGCGCAGCCAATCGAATCGGAGCTACTTGTTGGTTTCCTCCGGCTTCTTGGGCTCCTTGCCGATCTTGTCGGTCCCGTCGATTGCGCTCATGATCTTCTTCTTGATGCTGGTGCCGATGTCCGTGAAGCCGACGATGGCAGCCAGGATCGCCACCACGACGACGATCATGCCGATGTACTCCACCGCGGTCTGCCCCTTGGACCGCTCGCGACGGAACATCCGGTCGATGACGGTGTCCCGCCACTCCACCACGTGCACTTTGGTGTCGACGGCCGCCTTCAGCAGCATGTCGTTCATGGTCTTCCCCTCCGGCCTCAGCCGGCGCCATGCCGGCTTCTACGTCAGTCCTGGTTCCATCAGCGCCTCCGGTCGCCACCTGACCGGCCTCCCCGACGGCAGCAGAAACGTACGCCGGAACCCCACGTCTGAACATGGGTCCCAAGACCCAAACTCGGGCCCAAAGGCGTGCACCGCCCACCCGCCCGTTCACGTGGGCCCCCTTCACCCACCGCTGTGCGTCAGCCATGCGCTCTTCCTCCCCCGCGTGTCGTCCCGAGCCAGAGGGCGATGGCCTGACTCCGGTTCTCGGTCCGCAACTTGGTGAAGATGCGGTTGATGTGGTTCTTGACCGTCTTCTCGCTGATGAAGCACGTCGCCGCGATCTCGGCGTTGGTCATTCCCGCGGCGATGAGGTCCATGACCTCCTCCTCCCGCCGGCTCAGCGCGTACTGGGCGGGTTCGGGCGGCGGCGCAGTGGAGCGGGCGTGGTGGTGTTCTGCGGCGGAAGCGCCCCTCCCAAGCCCGTCCGGCAGCTCGGGTGCACCGTTGCCCCGGTTGGGCGCTCCCCGCACGTGGGCGAGCAGGGCCGTGGAAGCCGTGGCAGTGAAGTGCGCCCTGCCCTGCTTGATGTTGCGTATGGCCATGACGAGTTCGTCGGCGGTGAACTCCCCGTGGACGAGGTAGCCGCCTGCCCCCAGACGCAGCGCCTCGTGCACGATCTCGGCTTCCTGGCTGTACGTCAGCATCAGCACGGTCGTCAGCTGCACGAGGTACGGGAGCGCCGAGATGCCGTCCACCTCGGGCATCCGGACGTCCAGCAGGACGACGTCCGGGCGGAGCCGGTAGGCGGCGTCATACGCTTCGCGGCCGTTCCCCGCCTCCGCCACGACCTCGATGTCCTGGCGGCCGGACAGGAGGGCGGTGAGCCCGGCCCGTACGACCGGGTTGTCGTCCGCAACCACGACGCGGAGCGGAGCCTGCTGAGGAGCCGTGGCAGCCGCGAAGAGGTTCCGGGGATCCTGCGGTGCTGCGGGGGCCGCAGGAGGAGACGGCTGCTGCTGCGGAAGTGACGGCGGGACGTGGGGATACGGCGGCTGCGCCGGACTGTGCGACTGCCGGTTCTGCACCGTGTGCCCTCCTCTCGGTGAGGGGCGGAAATCGACGGGGGACTAGCGGGCTGCCGACCGGTCGGTGCGGCCGGGCACCGGAGGGCCCACTGCAACAGGCGTTGGGCCCAGAGCCGCGAGTGGGAACTCCAGGCGCACCTCCGTGCCCTCCTCCGCGCTCCCCTTGCCGATGCGGATCCGGGCACCGATCCGTGCCGCCCGCTCCACCATCCCGACCAGACCGAAGTGCCCGCTCCGCTTGAGCTCCTCCAAGGTCGTGCCGGGAGGCAGGCCGCGGCCGTCGTCGCGGATACTGATCCGCAGGGCTCCTTTGACCACCCCCACGGATACGTCCACCTTCGAGGGGCCGGCATGACGGTGGGCGTTCTCCATCGCCTCGGACACGATGGTCAGAAGGTGCCGCGCAACGGCGTGGGGAACCACGGGGACGGCCGCGTTACCGACCGGGCGGCACGAGGCGCTCAGCCCGGACCGGTGTGCGAAGTCGGCGACGCGGGCGGAGAGCTCGACGGTGACATCCACGCCGCCGTCCAGGCCCGATTCGCGCCTCAGGTCCGACAGCAGTTCCCGGGACTCCGCCGCCGCTCGCCGCGCCGAGCGGCTCACCAGCTCGGCCTGCTCCTTGAGCCGCTTCGGGTCCATGCGGTCGGCGGAGTGGGCCAGTCCGTCGGCCGCGAGCGCGAGCCCGTGCAGGGTCTTGGCGACCGAGTCGTGCATCTCCCGGGCCAGGCGGGCGCGTTCGCTCTGCACGGCCTCGGTGACGGCGAGCCGGGATCGGGTGTCGGTCAGGGCTTTACTGGCTGCGCCGAAGCGCAGGACCAAGCGCCGCAACGTTACGCCGACCGCGCCCGCGAGGATGCACACCCCGGGCAGCAGTGCGGCTCCGTCCATGCTCAGCTCGACGCGGCGGTCTCCCACGTAGGCGAGACCGACGATCAGCAGCGTGAGCGACGCGAAGATGCCCGCCCCTCGCCAGCCGTATACGAGCCCGGCGAGCAGAGGGGTGCAGATGGTCACGT is part of the Streptomyces roseifaciens genome and encodes:
- a CDS encoding DUF3592 domain-containing protein, with the translated sequence MTTLIVLLLFVAGTAWVLYKCVREFLTALRSVFFGQRAEGRCVRSYGTEGSDGFTRMHHVYGFTTADGRAVEFEEPTMLMREGKKVTVRYRAKDPERTATVMGLRTISPLLGGLFGILVSGSFFLVSLVVLWIYVTEEWLKH
- a CDS encoding OmpA family protein, producing the protein MKRLHSRGSVWVVSVTLAVGLTAAAAPVALADEVTYAPSAFAGKIDPKDPGLKLEPGRTLGPPKVLDIKSIVGDESGQEQRQDTNSDVKFQLQAEVLFGKDSADLNPEANDRIRAIADEIKKQNARQVQVFGFTDNLGTHEHGMELSKQRADAVQKELSKSLGSEVRYEIRGYAEDAPVASNDTEEGRKQNRRVEVSFPRAN
- a CDS encoding pilus assembly protein TadG-related protein, whose translation is MAARPHREAGQALPIYITVVAGLLFLAFAYVAVGHAAVSRNGAQSAADAAALAAARDAREQLRAGLLASLSDPATWQRALNGRNVFTERACAAARRFAESNEAEMGNGPDGCRPLNDGRTGFTVSLQSKKSIGGSVVPGTEKRHMKATATAVIVPRVCALRPVEDPGATGAPEAGRTPKPRTSKDPGPSGTPAPGTSKEPEPKPLRLHCSDGRTWDIDPKNPGEPGNLPGVTDLFSVRLAD
- a CDS encoding Flp family type IVb pilin; amino-acid sequence: MNDMLLKAAVDTKVHVVEWRDTVIDRMFRRERSKGQTAVEYIGMIVVVVAILAAIVGFTDIGTSIKKKIMSAIDGTDKIGKEPKKPEETNK
- a CDS encoding response regulator transcription factor, with protein sequence MQNRQSHSPAQPPYPHVPPSLPQQQPSPPAAPAAPQDPRNLFAAATAPQQAPLRVVVADDNPVVRAGLTALLSGRQDIEVVAEAGNGREAYDAAYRLRPDVVLLDVRMPEVDGISALPYLVQLTTVLMLTYSQEAEIVHEALRLGAGGYLVHGEFTADELVMAIRNIKQGRAHFTATASTALLAHVRGAPNRGNGAPELPDGLGRGASAAEHHHARSTAPPPEPAQYALSRREEEVMDLIAAGMTNAEIAATCFISEKTVKNHINRIFTKLRTENRSQAIALWLGTTRGGGRAHG
- a CDS encoding sensor histidine kinase, which codes for MTTAYHSRPRPSAAIVSGGASEPEELASNEPALRIQLSALQALCRQVFGFRLAMIALAAPFSLYGVRRGWPTWLVGSAILFTFMGSYILIRDWERFGPLLLKHPALLGLDTVFGALMLFTATPESPLAYVTICTPLLAGLVYGWRGAGIFASLTLLIVGLAYVGDRRVELSMDGAALLPGVCILAGAVGVTLRRLVLRFGAASKALTDTRSRLAVTEAVQSERARLAREMHDSVAKTLHGLALAADGLAHSADRMDPKRLKEQAELVSRSARRAAAESRELLSDLRRESGLDGGVDVTVELSARVADFAHRSGLSASCRPVGNAAVPVVPHAVARHLLTIVSEAMENAHRHAGPSKVDVSVGVVKGALRISIRDDGRGLPPGTTLEELKRSGHFGLVGMVERAARIGARIRIGKGSAEEGTEVRLEFPLAALGPTPVAVGPPVPGRTDRSAAR